The following proteins are co-located in the Mesorhizobium australicum WSM2073 genome:
- a CDS encoding DUF883 family protein has translation MATVAGKTANEARTNPDLEADIRQLKADIDKLTKQLAKTGEHGYGTARRAAAEGVEQLRAQGEAAFDSLRGNARDIEAQMVASVREKPVTSLAIAAGVGFLFALLTRR, from the coding sequence ATGGCCACCGTCGCAGGGAAGACAGCCAACGAAGCGCGGACGAATCCGGATCTGGAAGCCGACATCAGGCAGCTGAAGGCCGATATCGACAAGCTCACCAAGCAATTGGCCAAGACCGGTGAACACGGCTACGGCACTGCGCGGCGCGCGGCAGCCGAAGGCGTCGAACAGTTGCGCGCCCAAGGGGAGGCCGCCTTCGACAGCTTGCGCGGTAATGCCAGGGATATCGAGGCGCAGATGGTGGCAAGCGTACGCGAAAAGCCGGTGACGTCGCTGGCTATCGCCGCGGGCGTCGGCTTCCTGTTCGCGCTGCTCACGCGTCGCTAG
- a CDS encoding aminomethyltransferase family protein: MTHQASIPLTARIAAQSHFRTLRLGTPFQPRLDALAKTQDWYNWAGYRAPHSLWDEELEYFAIRSQAALFDISPMTKYRIEGPDAQAFLDRVTLRDVTKLRTGRVHYTAWCDDEGFVLDDGTLFRLSPTRFRLCSQERHLPWLLDSALGFDVIVEEETEAVAGLALQGPTSFAVLRDAGFAGVERLKIFDLAEFPHDGGTAIISRTGFTGDLGYELFVPAEKALSLWDRLMTAGELRGIRAIGYTALNRARLEAGLIVANADFTTAEHAIRADRSRMPDEIGLGFMIDLEKGHFNGRRAILEARAKRKLRHVLVGLEIEGNIPAEHAIVYHRESQEVGLVSAAMWSPMAKRNIAIASLARPYGDTVVEDLWVEIYAMRELQYQKLMKRAKVVARPFIKLDRRTANPPADF, translated from the coding sequence ATGACCCATCAAGCCTCCATTCCGTTGACAGCCCGCATCGCAGCCCAATCCCACTTCCGCACGCTGCGCCTCGGCACGCCGTTCCAGCCGCGCCTCGACGCGCTGGCCAAGACCCAGGACTGGTACAATTGGGCCGGCTACCGCGCGCCGCATTCGCTTTGGGACGAGGAGCTCGAATATTTCGCCATCCGCAGTCAGGCAGCACTCTTCGACATCTCGCCGATGACCAAATACCGGATCGAAGGACCGGATGCCCAGGCCTTCCTCGACCGCGTCACCTTGCGCGATGTCACCAAGCTCAGGACCGGCCGCGTTCATTACACCGCTTGGTGTGACGACGAGGGTTTTGTGCTGGACGACGGGACGCTGTTCCGACTTTCGCCGACCCGCTTCCGGCTGTGTTCGCAGGAGCGGCATCTGCCGTGGCTGCTGGACAGCGCCCTTGGTTTCGACGTCATCGTCGAGGAAGAGACCGAGGCCGTCGCCGGGCTCGCCTTGCAGGGGCCCACATCCTTCGCTGTGCTGCGCGACGCCGGTTTTGCCGGTGTCGAGAGGCTGAAAATATTCGACCTTGCCGAATTCCCGCACGACGGCGGCACGGCCATCATTTCACGCACCGGCTTTACCGGCGATCTCGGTTACGAACTGTTCGTCCCGGCCGAAAAGGCGCTGAGCCTGTGGGACCGACTGATGACAGCTGGGGAGCTGCGCGGCATCAGGGCAATCGGCTACACCGCCCTCAACCGTGCCCGTCTCGAGGCTGGGCTGATCGTCGCCAATGCCGATTTCACCACCGCCGAGCATGCCATCCGCGCCGACCGCTCGCGCATGCCCGACGAGATCGGGCTCGGCTTCATGATCGATCTGGAGAAGGGCCATTTCAATGGCCGCCGCGCCATCCTCGAGGCCCGCGCCAAACGCAAGCTTCGGCATGTCCTCGTCGGACTGGAGATCGAAGGCAACATCCCGGCCGAACACGCGATCGTCTATCACAGAGAGAGCCAGGAGGTCGGCCTGGTCAGCGCCGCCATGTGGTCGCCGATGGCCAAGCGCAACATCGCCATCGCCTCGCTGGCGCGGCCCTATGGTGATACTGTCGTGGAAGATCTCTGGGTCGAGATCTACGCCATGCGCGAGCTGCAGTACCAGAAGCTGATGAAACGGGCCAAGGTGGTGGCGCGACCTTTCATCAAGCTCGACCGGCGTACCGCCAATCCGCCGGCGGATTTCTGA
- a CDS encoding alkaline phosphatase family protein, translating to MTGKGRRPNVLLITCDQWRGDCLSAVGHPQVKTPNADALAADGVLFKRHYGGAAPCSPARACLYTGLYQMNNRVCRNGTPLDARHGNIALAARSVGYDPTLFGYTDVSLDPRQLAPADPRLHSYEGVLPGFTARQLLPEHQKQWLSWLKQQGIDAGTGSPDIHRPVGEVDGAVTEAPPVYSRDQTPTAFLAGEFIRWLGEQDEATPWFAHLSFISPHPPFIVPEPYNTQYDPADGPAFHRAESWRAESQGHPYVAYDLDRQKRAKFRPGATGKVHDWSEDDFRRIRAIYYGMISEVDAQLGRLWQALKTEAAWDNTIIVLTSDHAEMMGDHFMLGKGGYFDGSYHIPLIIRDPRHRKAAGSAVDRFTEAVDILPTLIDLLGVAPEPHLDGCSLKPFLSGGTPAIWRDAAHWEFDFRSIAGGEAERHFGITSRQCNLAVIRTKKFKYVHFGGGLPPLLFDMEDDPGELKNLAGSPAHRSTRLEFAERLLAWRAEHLDQSLALLELTENGVAGYSRSQAGR from the coding sequence GTGACTGGAAAAGGCAGGCGGCCAAATGTCCTTCTCATCACTTGCGACCAGTGGCGCGGCGATTGCCTGTCGGCTGTCGGCCATCCCCAGGTGAAGACGCCGAATGCCGATGCGCTGGCCGCCGACGGCGTGCTGTTCAAGCGCCATTACGGCGGCGCGGCGCCTTGCTCACCGGCCCGTGCCTGCCTCTACACCGGCCTCTATCAGATGAACAATCGTGTCTGCCGCAACGGCACGCCGCTCGACGCCCGCCATGGCAATATTGCGCTCGCCGCGCGCAGCGTCGGTTACGATCCGACCTTGTTCGGCTATACCGATGTGTCGCTCGATCCGCGCCAGCTTGCACCGGCCGATCCGCGGTTGCACAGCTATGAGGGTGTTCTGCCCGGCTTCACGGCGCGCCAATTGCTGCCCGAACATCAGAAGCAGTGGCTGTCCTGGCTGAAGCAGCAAGGCATCGATGCCGGCACTGGAAGTCCTGACATTCATCGTCCGGTGGGCGAGGTCGACGGTGCGGTGACCGAAGCGCCACCCGTCTACTCCAGGGACCAGACGCCGACGGCCTTCCTTGCCGGCGAGTTCATCCGCTGGCTGGGCGAGCAGGACGAGGCCACGCCGTGGTTTGCGCATCTTTCCTTTATCAGCCCGCATCCGCCCTTCATCGTACCGGAACCGTACAACACTCAATACGATCCCGCGGACGGCCCCGCTTTTCACCGCGCGGAAAGTTGGCGCGCCGAATCTCAGGGCCACCCCTACGTCGCCTATGATCTCGATCGCCAAAAACGAGCGAAGTTCCGCCCCGGCGCCACGGGGAAAGTGCACGACTGGAGCGAGGATGATTTCCGCCGCATCCGAGCGATCTATTACGGCATGATCTCGGAGGTGGACGCGCAGCTCGGCCGCCTGTGGCAAGCGCTGAAGACCGAAGCCGCGTGGGACAACACCATCATCGTGCTCACCTCCGACCATGCTGAAATGATGGGCGACCACTTCATGCTGGGCAAGGGCGGCTATTTCGACGGCAGCTACCATATCCCGCTGATCATCCGCGATCCACGCCACCGCAAGGCTGCCGGCAGCGCTGTCGATCGCTTCACCGAAGCGGTGGACATTTTGCCTACGCTCATCGACCTGCTCGGCGTGGCTCCCGAACCGCACCTTGACGGATGCTCGCTGAAACCCTTCCTGAGCGGTGGAACGCCCGCCATTTGGCGCGACGCCGCGCACTGGGAGTTCGACTTTCGCTCGATCGCCGGCGGTGAAGCCGAACGGCACTTCGGCATCACCTCGCGCCAGTGCAACCTCGCTGTCATCCGCACGAAGAAATTCAAGTACGTGCATTTTGGCGGCGGCCTGCCGCCGCTGCTTTTCGACATGGAGGACGACCCTGGCGAATTGAAGAACCTCGCCGGCAGCCCGGCACATCGTTCGACCCGGCTGGAATTCGCCGAAAGGCTGCTCGCCTGGCGGGCCGAACATCTCGACCAGTCGCTTGCCCTTTTGGAACTGACGGAAAACGGGGTGGCTGGATATTCCAGATCGCAAGCAGGGCGGTAG
- a CDS encoding dipeptidase has protein sequence MTETDLVPVFDGHNDTLLRLHQAKDADVEKLFIERKSGGHIDLPRARAGGFAGGMFAIFPPPVEKARRSAVPSAPSDSEPLPPEVPRADALNSTIAMASILFRLERAGALAICRSAGDVRNAMAQGTIAAVFHIEGVEAIDPELTMLDVLHAAGLRSLGIVWSRPNAFGHGVPFRFPSSPDTGPGLTDAGKALVKACNELRIMIDLSHLNEKGFRDVAALSDAPLVATHSNVHAICGHSRNLTDWQLGAIRDSGGMVGLNFATGFLREDGRMNADTSLDIMVRHIDSLLQALGEDGVGLGSDFDGAMIPAVIGDVAGLPKLIDALAARGFGRALIEKIAYRNWLSMLERTIG, from the coding sequence ATGACCGAAACAGACCTCGTCCCCGTCTTTGACGGCCACAACGACACGCTGCTGCGTTTGCACCAGGCGAAAGACGCGGACGTCGAGAAGCTGTTCATCGAACGGAAATCGGGCGGCCATATCGACTTGCCGCGCGCCAGGGCCGGCGGATTCGCCGGCGGCATGTTCGCCATCTTCCCGCCGCCGGTCGAGAAAGCGCGGCGCAGCGCCGTGCCTTCGGCGCCGAGCGACAGCGAACCGCTGCCGCCCGAGGTGCCGCGCGCCGATGCGCTCAACTCGACGATCGCGATGGCGTCCATCCTGTTCCGGCTGGAGCGTGCCGGTGCATTGGCGATCTGCCGCAGCGCCGGCGATGTGCGCAATGCCATGGCGCAAGGCACGATTGCCGCGGTGTTCCACATCGAAGGCGTCGAGGCGATCGATCCCGAACTCACCATGCTCGACGTGCTGCATGCCGCGGGCCTGCGCTCGCTCGGCATCGTCTGGAGCCGGCCCAATGCGTTCGGTCACGGCGTGCCGTTCCGCTTTCCGTCCTCGCCGGATACCGGTCCGGGCCTGACCGATGCCGGCAAGGCGCTGGTCAAGGCCTGCAATGAACTGAGGATCATGATCGATCTCTCGCATCTCAACGAGAAGGGTTTTCGCGACGTCGCAGCGCTTAGCGATGCGCCGCTGGTCGCCACCCATTCCAACGTGCATGCGATCTGCGGCCATTCGCGCAACCTCACCGACTGGCAGCTCGGCGCGATCCGCGACTCCGGCGGCATGGTCGGGTTGAACTTCGCCACCGGCTTCCTGCGCGAGGACGGCCGCATGAATGCCGATACCAGCCTCGACATCATGGTGCGCCATATCGATTCCCTGCTGCAGGCTTTGGGCGAGGATGGCGTCGGTCTCGGTTCGGATTTCGACGGCGCCATGATCCCGGCCGTCATCGGCGACGTCGCCGGTCTGCCGAAACTCATCGATGCGCTGGCGGCGCGCGGTTTTGGCCGGGCGCTGATCGAAAAGATTGCCTACCGCAACTGGCTAAGCATGCTGGAAAGAACGATAGGTTAG
- a CDS encoding VOC family protein — MLDQIKGLHHVTSMARDARQNNDFFTHKLGLRRVKKTVNFDAPDVYHLYYGDEAGTPGSVMTYFPFPNIGKGRPGVGEVGTTVYSVPEGTLASWEKRFIDEGVTNVAREESFGEKRLAFAGPDGDGFALVEDKTDGRAPWVKGGIAADEAIRGFHSVSLRLKDGGATEELLKFMGYEEVDKSGNVRRLAVKNGNGADFVDIETLPTAPFADLGAGSVHHVAFAVENRAKQLEVRKALMDTGYGVTPVIDRDYFWAIYFRTPGGVLFEVATNEPGFDKDEDTAHLGEALKLPTQHQHLRPYLEQHLQKLEG, encoded by the coding sequence ATGCTCGACCAAATCAAGGGCCTGCATCACGTCACCTCGATGGCCAGGGATGCACGGCAGAACAATGATTTCTTCACCCACAAGCTCGGCCTGCGCCGGGTCAAAAAGACCGTCAATTTCGACGCGCCCGACGTCTACCATCTCTATTATGGCGATGAGGCCGGCACACCCGGTTCGGTGATGACCTATTTCCCGTTTCCCAACATCGGCAAGGGCCGTCCTGGCGTCGGCGAAGTCGGCACCACGGTCTATTCCGTGCCGGAAGGCACGCTCGCCTCTTGGGAAAAACGCTTCATCGACGAAGGCGTAACCAATGTCGCCCGCGAGGAAAGCTTTGGCGAGAAGCGGCTCGCATTTGCCGGTCCGGATGGCGATGGCTTTGCACTGGTCGAGGACAAGACCGACGGCAGAGCGCCGTGGGTGAAGGGCGGTATTGCCGCGGACGAGGCGATCCGCGGCTTTCACTCGGTTTCGCTGAGGCTGAAGGATGGCGGCGCCACCGAGGAGCTGTTGAAGTTCATGGGTTACGAGGAGGTCGACAAGTCAGGCAATGTCAGGCGGCTCGCCGTCAAGAACGGCAATGGCGCCGATTTCGTCGATATCGAAACGCTGCCGACCGCACCCTTCGCCGATCTCGGCGCCGGCTCCGTTCATCATGTCGCCTTCGCCGTCGAGAATCGCGCCAAGCAGCTCGAAGTGCGCAAGGCGCTGATGGATACGGGCTATGGGGTGACGCCGGTGATCGACCGCGATTATTTCTGGGCGATCTATTTCCGCACGCCGGGCGGCGTGCTGTTCGAAGTCGCCACCAATGAGCCGGGTTTCGACAAGGACGAGGACACCGCCCATCTCGGCGAGGCGCTGAAGCTGCCGACGCAGCATCAGCATCTGCGGCCGTATCTCGAACAGCATCTGCAGAAGCTGGAGGGTTGA
- a CDS encoding GNAT family N-acetyltransferase produces the protein MPDQLPEIELEDRGSKGRYVLRGAGGAEAEMTFTKIGEHQLIIDHTEVPDAFRGQGAGLRLVTRAVEDARAAGKKIIPLCPFANAQFRRHPEWADVLKQ, from the coding sequence ATGCCCGATCAATTGCCAGAGATCGAACTTGAAGATCGCGGCTCCAAGGGTCGCTACGTCCTGCGCGGTGCAGGCGGTGCCGAGGCGGAGATGACCTTCACCAAGATCGGCGAGCACCAGCTGATCATCGATCACACCGAAGTGCCGGACGCCTTTCGCGGCCAGGGCGCCGGGCTTCGGCTCGTCACCCGCGCCGTCGAGGACGCGCGGGCAGCAGGCAAGAAGATCATCCCGCTCTGCCCGTTCGCCAACGCCCAGTTCCGCCGTCACCCGGAATGGGCGGATGTGCTGAAGCAGTAG
- a CDS encoding PRC-barrel domain-containing protein — MIRTLLATTALATMVATGAFAQSAATPAPANQPAAQEPAATAPVPRAEGSIVTNIIGETVYNGTGDNAENIGKVTDVVFDKDGMAKSVVIGVGGFLGVGTKNVAFDYDKLQWAEKNGDRWLVAQTTKDELKAHPEFDSKAYAPAPAAATTAQAPATSTDTAQQSTNAEPVKQADGNLATNIIGENVYNGTGDDAQKIGDVNDIVLTKEGKAQSLIIGVGGFLGMGEKNVAYDFAKAQWAQKNGDRWLVAQTTKEELQAQPDFNRKAYDPAPATTASNEPAPTAPAAAPSAATAPAAAPADKTAAAPADATAPDQTQTAAIDKSKLTEMPVGEIRGDDLKGTTVYGANDAKVGEIGDVVLTPDKKPDAVIVDVGGFLGIGEKEVAVGMDNLKFMTDKNGKKYLYTTFTKEQLEKQAAYDKGSYAQKRDEQRLIVR, encoded by the coding sequence ATGATCCGCACCCTTTTAGCGACGACCGCCCTTGCGACAATGGTTGCAACCGGCGCCTTCGCGCAGAGCGCTGCAACCCCAGCCCCCGCGAACCAGCCCGCCGCCCAGGAGCCGGCCGCGACGGCGCCGGTACCGCGCGCTGAAGGCAGCATCGTCACCAACATCATCGGCGAAACCGTCTACAATGGCACTGGCGACAATGCCGAGAATATCGGCAAGGTCACTGACGTGGTCTTCGACAAGGACGGCATGGCGAAATCCGTCGTCATCGGCGTAGGCGGTTTCCTTGGCGTGGGAACCAAGAATGTCGCCTTCGACTACGACAAGCTGCAATGGGCCGAGAAGAACGGCGATCGCTGGCTGGTGGCGCAGACCACCAAGGATGAACTGAAGGCGCATCCGGAGTTCGACAGCAAGGCTTACGCGCCGGCCCCGGCCGCAGCGACGACCGCACAGGCGCCGGCCACATCGACCGACACCGCGCAGCAGTCCACGAACGCCGAGCCGGTCAAACAGGCTGATGGCAACCTGGCCACAAACATCATCGGTGAAAATGTCTACAACGGCACCGGCGATGACGCCCAGAAGATCGGGGATGTGAACGACATCGTGCTGACCAAGGAAGGCAAGGCGCAGTCGCTGATTATTGGCGTCGGCGGGTTCCTGGGCATGGGCGAAAAGAACGTGGCTTATGATTTCGCCAAGGCGCAGTGGGCACAGAAGAACGGCGACCGCTGGCTGGTGGCGCAGACCACCAAGGAAGAGCTGCAGGCGCAGCCGGATTTCAACCGCAAGGCCTATGATCCGGCGCCGGCAACGACGGCATCCAATGAACCGGCGCCAACCGCGCCCGCAGCGGCGCCGTCCGCCGCGACAGCTCCCGCCGCCGCTCCGGCGGACAAGACCGCGGCGGCGCCGGCTGACGCCACGGCTCCTGACCAGACACAGACCGCGGCCATCGACAAGTCCAAGCTTACCGAGATGCCGGTTGGAGAGATCAGGGGCGACGACCTGAAGGGCACGACGGTCTATGGCGCCAACGACGCCAAGGTCGGTGAGATCGGCGATGTGGTGCTGACGCCCGACAAGAAACCCGACGCCGTGATCGTCGATGTCGGCGGCTTCCTCGGCATTGGCGAGAAGGAGGTCGCGGTCGGCATGGATAATTTGAAGTTCATGACCGACAAGAACGGCAAGAAGTACCTTTATACGACCTTCACCAAGGAGCAACTCGAGAAGCAAGCGGCTTACGACAAGGGCTCCTACGCCCAGAAGCGGGACGAGCAGCGTCTGATCGTCCGGTAG
- a CDS encoding diacylglycerol/lipid kinase family protein, which translates to MKFAAVLNRDGGTLRTTDLAAFSDRMRQTLESAGHSLSIDIVAGKDVVDTLDSAASRRTVDVVLAGGGDGTISAAAARLMGRKKALAILPAGTMNLFARGLGIPQSLDAALKSFADGEVIAVDMATANGQPFVHQFSIGMHAKMVQLRQGMEFGSRLGKIGASAKAAWATIKNPPAMKVTLGIGEAEMTARISGLGVTNNLFGEGHLPYADNPAGGVLGIYVTVAQQRAELVKFLFNVARGKWRDNEHVEIHQADRVTLKIHSGGRKFRAVMDGELVRLDRETTIEIKPGALNVLVPASVAQVKAA; encoded by the coding sequence ATGAAATTCGCAGCGGTGCTGAACCGGGACGGCGGCACCTTGCGCACCACCGATCTCGCCGCCTTTTCGGACCGGATGCGTCAGACGCTGGAATCGGCGGGCCACTCTCTCAGCATCGACATCGTTGCCGGCAAGGACGTCGTGGACACCCTCGACAGCGCTGCGTCGCGCCGCACCGTCGACGTCGTGCTCGCCGGAGGCGGTGACGGCACCATCTCGGCCGCGGCCGCCAGGCTGATGGGCAGGAAAAAGGCGCTCGCCATATTGCCGGCCGGCACCATGAACCTGTTTGCGCGCGGCCTTGGTATTCCGCAGTCGCTCGATGCGGCGCTGAAATCCTTCGCCGACGGCGAAGTCATCGCGGTCGACATGGCTACGGCCAATGGCCAGCCTTTCGTTCATCAGTTCTCGATCGGCATGCATGCCAAGATGGTGCAGCTGCGCCAGGGCATGGAATTCGGCTCACGCCTGGGCAAGATCGGCGCTTCCGCCAAGGCAGCCTGGGCGACGATCAAGAACCCGCCGGCAATGAAGGTCACGCTCGGCATCGGTGAAGCGGAGATGACTGCCCGCATATCCGGCCTCGGCGTGACCAACAATCTCTTCGGCGAAGGTCACCTGCCCTATGCCGACAATCCGGCCGGTGGCGTGCTCGGCATTTACGTCACGGTAGCGCAGCAGCGCGCCGAACTGGTCAAGTTTTTGTTCAACGTGGCGCGCGGCAAGTGGCGTGACAACGAACATGTCGAAATCCACCAGGCCGACAGGGTGACCCTCAAAATTCATTCCGGCGGCAGGAAATTCCGTGCCGTCATGGACGGCGAACTGGTCAGGCTCGATCGTGAGACGACGATCGAAATCAAACCTGGAGCGCTCAATGTGCTGGTGCCGGCCAGCGTCGCCCAGGTGAAAGCCGCCTGA
- a CDS encoding alpha/beta hydrolase — protein sequence MSKDAYAHKVLPGSPGGPLLFVFHGTGGDESQLVSLGRDLAHQATIVSPRGDVSEQGAARFFRRTGEGVYDMDDLARATAKMAGFVQAHVEAAKPSAVLGLGYSNGANVLASLVFETPDLFDATVLMHPLIPFEPQVKGSLAGRHILVTAGRRDPICPPNLTARLEAYLRADGADVTVEWHEGGHEVRPNEIEAARRLFATIAQGV from the coding sequence ATGAGCAAGGACGCTTACGCCCACAAGGTGCTGCCTGGTTCGCCGGGTGGTCCGCTGCTTTTCGTCTTCCATGGCACAGGCGGCGACGAGAGCCAGCTTGTCTCGCTGGGGCGCGATCTCGCGCACCAGGCCACCATCGTCTCGCCGCGCGGCGATGTGTCGGAGCAAGGTGCCGCGCGCTTCTTCCGCCGCACCGGCGAGGGCGTCTATGACATGGACGACCTGGCGCGGGCCACGGCCAAGATGGCGGGCTTTGTCCAGGCCCATGTCGAGGCGGCGAAGCCATCGGCCGTGCTCGGCCTCGGCTATTCCAATGGCGCCAACGTCCTGGCTTCGCTGGTGTTCGAAACCCCTGACCTGTTCGACGCCACAGTGCTGATGCATCCGCTGATCCCGTTCGAGCCGCAGGTGAAGGGCAGCCTTGCCGGTCGTCACATCCTGGTGACTGCCGGCAGGCGCGATCCGATCTGCCCGCCGAACCTGACGGCGCGGCTCGAAGCCTATTTGCGCGCCGACGGAGCCGATGTCACAGTGGAGTGGCACGAAGGCGGGCACGAGGTGCGGCCAAACGAAATCGAAGCGGCGCGGCGGCTTTTCGCCACCATCGCCCAAGGAGTGTAG
- a CDS encoding sensor histidine kinase codes for MNSRVETAAGLPAEVARAVHDEHRLAVLHWLEMLDTAADPDFDRIGGFAAAVMRAPIALVTLVDLDRQWFKSCSGMEETQITTAISFCAHAIAAGDEPMVVTDAAADQRFHANPLVTGKHHVRFYAGVPIIVAGARIGTLCVMHRKPCAHPSRSKLDQLKTLAGLAGSLFTLKHATRTGAVAEAALAREEKRRAVALDAASLASWAWDVRTDVIDCDVRLPELFNLPRSTRLRARDVLTAIDPRDVHQTETSFRDALTGSDDYFGEYRVNGFHPPRWVATRGRVIECDGEGKPTLIFGVNYDISERKLGDERQRLLLRELNHRVKNTLATVQAVATQTVRHARQPSEFLKAFSARLQALGIAHGLLSDREWRGIGIRELVQIEIRPFDNAAQPRLAISGADLLLSPDQAVGLGLILHELASNALQYGSLSVASGKVDLDWKAQGKNGDRRLVFTWRESGGPEVAPPERQGFGSILIRRSLAKVISSEVTHEFRRDGVFAEISMPLEYLSR; via the coding sequence TTGAATAGCAGGGTGGAAACAGCAGCCGGTCTGCCGGCCGAGGTTGCGCGCGCCGTGCACGACGAGCACCGGCTGGCCGTGCTGCACTGGCTTGAGATGCTGGATACGGCGGCCGACCCGGATTTCGACCGCATCGGCGGCTTTGCCGCCGCCGTGATGCGCGCGCCAATCGCCCTGGTCACACTTGTCGACCTCGATCGGCAATGGTTCAAATCCTGTTCTGGCATGGAAGAAACACAGATTACGACAGCCATTTCCTTCTGTGCGCACGCCATCGCCGCTGGCGATGAGCCGATGGTGGTGACGGACGCAGCGGCCGACCAGCGTTTCCACGCCAATCCGCTGGTGACCGGCAAGCATCATGTGCGCTTCTATGCCGGCGTCCCGATCATTGTCGCGGGAGCGCGGATCGGAACCCTGTGCGTCATGCACCGCAAGCCGTGTGCCCACCCGTCCCGGTCCAAGCTGGACCAGTTGAAAACGCTCGCCGGCCTCGCCGGCAGCCTGTTCACCCTGAAGCACGCGACCCGCACTGGCGCTGTCGCCGAAGCCGCGCTCGCGCGCGAGGAAAAGCGGCGCGCCGTCGCCCTCGATGCTGCTTCGCTGGCAAGTTGGGCCTGGGACGTCCGCACCGACGTCATCGACTGCGACGTCCGATTGCCGGAATTGTTCAACCTGCCGCGCTCGACACGGTTGCGGGCCCGCGATGTTCTGACAGCCATCGATCCACGCGACGTCCACCAGACCGAAACCAGCTTTCGTGATGCCTTGACCGGCAGTGACGACTATTTTGGCGAATACCGGGTGAATGGCTTCCATCCACCGCGATGGGTGGCCACGCGCGGCCGTGTCATCGAGTGCGATGGCGAAGGCAAGCCGACGCTGATTTTCGGCGTCAACTACGACATTTCGGAACGCAAGCTCGGTGACGAACGGCAACGGCTCCTGCTGCGTGAACTCAACCACCGGGTCAAGAACACGCTGGCGACGGTCCAAGCGGTGGCGACGCAGACCGTGCGCCATGCCCGCCAGCCGAGCGAATTCCTCAAAGCCTTCAGCGCCCGGCTTCAAGCCCTGGGTATCGCCCATGGCCTGCTGTCCGACCGCGAGTGGCGCGGTATCGGCATCCGCGAACTCGTCCAGATCGAGATCAGGCCTTTCGACAACGCCGCCCAGCCGCGGCTGGCAATCTCGGGCGCCGATCTGCTGCTGTCGCCCGATCAGGCCGTCGGCCTCGGGCTGATCTTGCACGAACTGGCCAGCAACGCGCTGCAGTATGGGTCACTGTCGGTTGCGTCAGGCAAGGTTGATCTCGACTGGAAAGCGCAAGGCAAGAATGGTGACAGGCGCCTGGTGTTCACCTGGCGCGAAAGCGGCGGTCCTGAAGTAGCGCCGCCCGAGCGGCAAGGCTTCGGCTCGATCCTCATCCGGCGCAGCCTGGCCAAGGTCATTTCGAGCGAAGTAACCCACGAATTCCGGCGCGATGGGGTCTTCGCCGAAATATCGATGCCGCTGGAATATCTGTCGAGATGA